The region GAGCCTCTTCGTGCTACGCACTTCAGAGTCTCACCTAGGCCTGTCCTCCCGCAGGAGTCTACGTATATTTCCTCCGCTAAAATAGAGTATCGTTCGTCTTTTCTTATACACATACTTGTTTTGTCCCAGCCTCTTTGTCATCTTATTGATTAATTTCCTTTACTCCATAGAAATTCTATAGAGTGGCGCAAGTTTTTGGAATGTTTCTTCTGCCTCGTTAATAAATGCTTTTCCGGATTTCAATACAGGGTCAGTTGGAGTGATATGTTTTCCAATCAGGAATTCAGCTTTTTTTACATTTTTAAAACGGGTGAGTGCTTTCTCCAAATCAATATCAGATAAAGCCGTTGCATCTTTTTTCATATGATCCTGCGAAATAACAAAATCACCTGGGATGGTTTCTTTTATATCATCTATATGTTCCAGGAATGTCTCTGCAAAATGCTGCTTGTCCGGCAGTTCATAAATGTAGGCAAGCCACATAAACAAGTGGTCATCAAATAACCCAATTTGAAAATGCGGATGTTTTTTGTAGCCGCGCTTATTATGACAGAATGCCATCCAGGTGTCATTTGGCGGGTTCACCGTTCTTCTGGCATGCTGGGCTATATGAACGTACATATCATGACCTGTCATGTCTTCAAGATTGTCCGACAGTTTTTCACCGATTGCTTTGAATTTTGGCTGAATGCGTTCCTGAATTGCTTCCATTCGGCTATCTAAGCCATTAATCTGAAACGCGTTAAAGTCGTTTTTTGAAAATCCTCTGAAACCCATTTTGTTACATCCTTTCCATGCTGTCTTATTACAAATTATAATTATTATTATTAGCTAAGTGGCACTAACAGTCAAGTGTTACCGTTTTTGATGTTTAAAATATTGCAAAAAAGGGGATTGTAATATAAGCAATTGATAATGGGTGAACCTTTTACATTGAAGTATCATATATATAATAAAAGCCATCTGAAAGGGTGTGGGTGTATTGAAATATGTAATGGAAGCATTGCGTAAAAAAGAAGCGCAGGAAAAATTGCCCGTTATTCGAATGGAAATAGATTATGAACTGGTAACATTGCATGATGCACTGCAGGCACATGATCAGGTTGAAATTATAAAATCTAAAGAGCGTTTGAAAAAATTGCACCAACAGCTTTTGGAAGCGGAAACTGAATAAATGGTTCAATGACCCCATGTTACATATGTTCATGTGTTAATGAACAGGCTGGGGTCATTTAATTGCGGCACGATTTCGTGAATTATACCCTCTAATCTGGTATGATTTAAAATAGACAGGCAACACAATGGGGGATAATATATGGAATTGGAAACACGCAATACATTATACAATCAAGCTAAAGAATGGGTTATGGAAGCTGGATCGATTATAAGAGATCAAATTGGTGCTCCTCTTGAAATTAACACGAAATCAAACCCGAACGACCTTGTAACAACGATGGATAAGAATACAGAATATTTTTTTGTCAGCCGTATAAAACGTGCCTTTCCGGATCATCTGATTATCAGTGAGGAAGGATACGGTGATGATTTAAAGAATTTAAAAGGAACGGTTTGGATTATTGATCCGATAGATGGAACGATGAATTTCGTCCACCAGAAAAGAAATTTTGCTATCTCCGTAGGTATTTATCATGATGGAATTGGTGAAATTGGCCTTGTTTATAATGTGATGGATGATATTTTGTACAGTGCCAAGCGAGGGGAGGGGGCGTATAAAAATGACTTTAATTTGCCAATGCTTCCTGCTGACAGGAAAATAACTGAATCTATCATCGGAATGAACCATTATTGGTTATGTGAAAACAGGCTGGTTGATGAAAAAGTAATGGAGCATTTCGTCAGGACGATTCGAGGCACACGTCTTTATGGATCTGCCGCATTGGAGTTCGCTTATGTAGCGGAAGGAATTATTGACGGGTATATCTCCATGAGTCTGGCCCCTTGGGACATTGCTGCCGGGTGCGTAATTGTCAATGAAGTGGGGGGCATTTCGACAAATGCATGGGGTGAAGATATTAATTTTCTCGGCAAAAATACAATCGTTGCATGTAATCCCGCGATCCAGCGACGGATTATTGATGATTATTTGCAAAAAGGGAGAAAGTGACACCGATGTATCGGGTCACTTTCTTTTGCGTTTGAGTGATAGTCCAAATCCCATAAAACCGAAGCCTAATAAGATAAATAAAAGTACGAACCAGATGTTGCGAAAGGCAATCGCAATTCCGACTAAAACAAACATAAGAATTACTAAAGTTGCCAATAACAGCATCGGTATGTTGATATTTTTCAATGATGACACCTCTTCAATCGTAAGCAGTAATATTCTATTCACTTAAGAATATCACAAAATCGACTTTTTTTTAACTAGCATGCAAGAGCAAGATTTAGTATGATAGTAGAGGAGTTTTAATGAAAGCAGGTAATGGAGGATCTAAATGAATACAAATTTCAGTCCGCTTTTTGACTTTGTTGTTGAACATTTTCATGGTCATGAGTTAGCTATATTTTATTTTGCAAATTTAATTTTTGCAGCAATTGCCTATAAACTGGGGTTTGCCCGTCAATTGCCATTATTAAAATCTGTTCTGGTATACATATTGCTTGCGTTTGGATCAATTATTATTACTTTTTTCAGTGTGGTGGGATATCCGATTACCGAGAGTCTGATTATCATGTCTCTAATTCTGGGCATTTACCGGTTTCGTTTGCATAAGGAGCGGAAAAGGAAATATGAAACAAAAGAAAAGATCTAAAAAAAGCTCCCTGATACGGGAGCTTTTTTTAGATTAGACTGTCGCTTTTCTTTTTTTCTTCATATAAGTGAAATTTACCAGTTGCATGTCGTTGTTTTGTTTTTACACTGATTCGTTGATCACACTCACGGCACAAATACATATGAATTCTGCGATTCCTTAACCGTTTTGCCTTTAACGACTGACTATCTATATCTTGAATAGTATCACATAGAACACATTTCACCTTCATTTTTACTCACCTCAAAAAATTAGGCTTCTTTTTTAACTATAACATGACTTGTCTTTGCATAAAAGA is a window of Virgibacillus ihumii DNA encoding:
- a CDS encoding inositol monophosphatase family protein, with product MELETRNTLYNQAKEWVMEAGSIIRDQIGAPLEINTKSNPNDLVTTMDKNTEYFFVSRIKRAFPDHLIISEEGYGDDLKNLKGTVWIIDPIDGTMNFVHQKRNFAISVGIYHDGIGEIGLVYNVMDDILYSAKRGEGAYKNDFNLPMLPADRKITESIIGMNHYWLCENRLVDEKVMEHFVRTIRGTRLYGSAALEFAYVAEGIIDGYISMSLAPWDIAAGCVIVNEVGGISTNAWGEDINFLGKNTIVACNPAIQRRIIDDYLQKGRK
- a CDS encoding YlaH-like family protein; this translates as MNTNFSPLFDFVVEHFHGHELAIFYFANLIFAAIAYKLGFARQLPLLKSVLVYILLAFGSIIITFFSVVGYPITESLIIMSLILGIYRFRLHKERKRKYETKEKI
- a CDS encoding DUF5325 family protein — protein: MNRILLLTIEEVSSLKNINIPMLLLATLVILMFVLVGIAIAFRNIWFVLLFILLGFGFMGFGLSLKRKRK
- a CDS encoding YlaI family protein, producing the protein MKVKCVLCDTIQDIDSQSLKAKRLRNRRIHMYLCRECDQRISVKTKQRHATGKFHLYEEKKKSDSLI
- a CDS encoding YktB family protein, whose amino-acid sequence is MGFRGFSKNDFNAFQINGLDSRMEAIQERIQPKFKAIGEKLSDNLEDMTGHDMYVHIAQHARRTVNPPNDTWMAFCHNKRGYKKHPHFQIGLFDDHLFMWLAYIYELPDKQHFAETFLEHIDDIKETIPGDFVISQDHMKKDATALSDIDLEKALTRFKNVKKAEFLIGKHITPTDPVLKSGKAFINEAEETFQKLAPLYRISME